Below is a window of Corvus cornix cornix isolate S_Up_H32 chromosome 2, ASM73873v5, whole genome shotgun sequence DNA.
CATGAACACTACAATAATAAATTTCCTAGCACTGagcacagtgaaaaaaagaaacagtttcagATTCATGAGGGATTATGATAGATAAATAAGGCAAAAATAACTTAAAGAACTCTGAAAAATCTTgactttctttaaaacaaatagtgcacaacaaatgaaataaaagatgcAAAGCTGAAATCATCAAACATCAGGGTTGGTATCTGCTAAAACTAGTCTTACAGCCCGGGATCTAAGGGATAGTCCAAGCCATTCCTTGACAGGTGTAAGCAATGGGACAGTGGGAAGTGAAGTAATATGACAAACcactgctggagggcaggagaaATAGGACCAAGCATATTGTGTTGCCTATAACATGAACCCCATGAGCAGCTGAAATTTTTAAGACTCTGTTatcactttgcttttatttcaaaatcttgtGCTTCTTCGAGATCTTGCAGAACATACACAGGACTATCACATAATCTTCAATTTTCAATTGTGTAAAGCTGTTTCATGAACAAATTGCTCTACACTTACTCCAAATTGACCTAAATTGTTATTACTCAccttggaaatatttccagtggCTAGTTCTCCCCATCTACAGCTATTAGTCAAGGTGACATAGGAAGTGTTGAAATGGCAGATCTTGTTAGAACACTAATAAGAAGTTAATAATTCTGCAAGTTAACTTTACGACCAATTAATCATACAATGCGATGAGTGCTGGAGGCATTCTATTCCAGATGCATATCCTAATTTACCTGCATTAAAGCACACCTCAGGAAGATAGCTTTGCAGTTGAAACAGAAAGCATGCTGAGATAAAAGGAAATTGCTTTGGGGTTACCAAGAATTCAGGCTATGAAGTAAAATCTTTTGCATTTCATGGGTGTTATACAGTGCAGTGCACTCTTACCTCCATGGGAAAGGCCTTAAAATTAACCGTGTGTTCAGAACCACGCTGGTTTTCTCTCCCCCAATGAAATCGAACATCATGTAGTTCAAACTCATGTCCCCGAGGTAATGGCCCCCCTATTAACACTGGGAAAGAAGATAAGTGGTAAAGAACTTGTCTTTCAAAGCAGACAAGCCACTGAATATATTCTCCAAATACAACAAAGAGATTGTGGCAGTCTTCTACATTATTAGTGGTACCAGAGAGGAGAAGAGTTAAGTTGACAGACTTGTCATCACTACTTCTGAAGAACCTTGCAGGTACAGAACATGAACTGAGGCAGTTatgaaaaacagtaaaactgCTGTCATACTGAACTCTTTGTTTTATGAGGCAGaacaccaaataaaaaaattatgcctTTACCAGTCAGAAGAGGGAATGTTTATTGGTCTTATCAAGACATTAACCGTGTACTCTAAACAGATGGCAGGGGTTCTGAATTGAACTGGGAAGTTACCTCCAGGCTGTCCAAATGCTTACCCTCCATCACCTATATTTACTATGGGTCACAGAAATAGATAGAAAACTTTTgattgcaaatattttgctaGGTAAAGGTGTTCAGTCGTATACCACCTGTCAGGCTTCTGAGATACAGAATTCCTCCATACCGAAATATAATCAAACCTATTCACTGGAGCAAAAAAACATGCCTCATTTACTTAAAAACAGCTTCTAGGCAGCCAAGGCCTTTCCTTactccatttttttaaacatctggaATTTCTTAAAAGCATCTGTCCACAATCGcaacacatacacaaaaaatttTATATAGCAGCTCAGTACTTTTGCATTAATAAAGAATTCCACCATAAGTAGTAAAAGCAAGCAGCTGTGAGGCCCAATCTGCTATGGAATTAATCAACGGGAACATTTTGCCCAGGGATTTCTGAATCTGCTTTAGATCAAATATTACACCACAAGCTGGAGGTAACTTCCCACTAAAATCATTGAATACGGGCTTCTAGGCAGGGCTGAGTTTTATTTAAGGGCATTCACAGTCTTCCCCAGAATCCATTAAATTCCACTTACATTTCATAGACTTGGAATTAATCTTTTACAATCTCTGATAATTGATAAGGATTATTTAACTGCATGAAATAGAGCCTTAGGGATTTGGTTCCATAATATATAGCTATTTTGACACACAAACTATACAGCCTGAGTTTGGAGCACAAGACATAGTGTAATACTAAAACATAAGTTAGCAATTGAACCATATTACAACTGTACAAACATAAAACCAAAGGTATGGAACTataaaaaaactgaaagaaaacatatcAATTATGGTTTTCATAAACAATTATGTTGGAGGGAATAAAAAGTCAATATTCCAATTAATCCTTTTAATAATTCTTCATAACTAATCTAACAGCCATTAGAGtttctaaaatgaaatgtcCTAAATGTAGTTATAGATTCAGATTTGCATCTTAACCTTATCTGTATTCTATCTATACTTATATCTCCTAGAGGGGAAATCTACAAATCTGGTGAACACTCAGGGAAACAACCCATTGAAGTATTTAAGAAATCTGGACAAATGAAAAGAATCGTGGTACTCAGTTAGGGCTCAATTAGGATAATATAaagcatcatcatcatcatctcaATTAGGAAAATTgagcattttctctgttttaaaacattgcTCTGAGAAAAACTGTAACGAAAACAAATGTTCTCTATATGATGTAGTTCTGGATCTCCAAGAACTTCAAAGAGTTTATTTCCAAGGCTTCAGTCAGGATACTTGATCCCATGATAAAACTATTTCATAGCTGGTCATGGTTCTTCCACCTAATGCACAACACATATTCCATcatcaaaatgaaagcagctgtgaaaaTGTTTGCAATTAAATAGTGAGAAGGATTTGGGAATTCCATATGGACTGTGTGTCTCAAATTAAAGGATAAAATCAATCACAGTAatgacaaatttatttttaatgtgtattttaatcagtttacttttttccataaagaactttttctttgACTGTTAAAATTACAGTAGATGAGGATCTCTTGTACATTAATTGGACAGAGTTTCAAAAGCATTCAGTGCTCAATAGTTCCCATCAAAATAATGTGGCTAAATGGATTTGTCATCAGAGATCCCctgtgaggaaaagaaactgCAGGAGTTTCTGCAATACATGAAAAATGGCCAGAATACTAGGCCAGGTTCAAACACAGCTTATTAactcttttctcctcttggtAGGTTTAAGAAATGTTGTCTTTTCCCTCTCAAATTATTCCCAGTTTACAAATAGAGAATGGGAAATTACATAACATGAAATCTAAGGAAAAGGTGAAACTAAACCAAGATTTCCTAAATCATCATTCCATACTTCAGTCGCAAACTTTCtctatttcacattttcttatCATTTAAGACTCATTTGTCTGGCATCACACTGCACTCAAGTATAAAAAGaagtctttcattttttctaattCTCTTAATGGTTTTGCAAAGGCATTTAGGTGCGTTGGTCCCATCTCATTAATTATCGCTACTAAGTTTCAAACTGCCCTTGGGAAAGGTAGGATGGAAGGAGTTGCATTTTGGCATGCAAGTGATGAGGTCATTTGTGGTCACTCTCACTTCCTCCACAGGAGAATTCAAGAATTTCTGATCCTGCAGGGAGAACCTTATCCCTTGGGAAAGAGCTCTGATTCTGAAGAAGGCAGTAAAACTGACTGGAAGTACAACATCTCGCTTTTATTGCAAATCTGCAAAATTACGTGGAAATAAATGTTCTGTGTtgaaaaatacagggaaattatcatcaaaaggaaattataaaGGAAAGCatcattattaaaataacaaacccTTCCTTTCTAAAAAACTGTGTAAAACTGAACTGACTCCCTCACTTAGCACAGCTGTAGTTCCCAGTATTACTGAGTTctcagaaggaaacaaaagttgGAATGTCTCATGGTTTGACAATGTTCAGCTGTTTAAATGCCCCCAAAGGGCTGTTACTAGCTAAGACTGGTTGAAATAACATGGAGGTTCTTCCAAACACATGGTAAGAACTACTGCAGtgctggaaagcaaaatggACTTTTTTCTCCCTACTTTCTTGTCTCCTTCATATAGGATATTTTCCCCAGATGAAAGGTCTGAGTAAGATATTGCAATTTCACTTATGTTGGAATTGTTTATTATTTGCGTCTAAATCATATTTGATGAGGGACACCAAAAATGTCATTGTTTAAGAAATGAGGACTGCCTTCTACTTGGTCCTCATCAATATTGTGAGCATGTTTAACTGGTGTATTTATCTTAAGCTGTCCAATTCCGTACTTAGTATTCAGAACCCACTCAAATTAATGGGAAAAAGCACTTTTAACTTACATGGTCTTTGAACCATGAACAAATCTTGTCAGCTGTACAGAACAGTTTGACACTCCACTGTCTTAGCAATAGTCTGTACTGCTTCTGAATGCAGACAGCTGCTAATGCCAGTGAATTGGATACCACCATCACAAGAGGAAATTCTGGACATGCTTCAAAGCAATCTGACTGACCATCCAGTCTGGCATCAAAATCTGCAACTCCCATTGCAACACTTGCTCCTCTTCCTACCAAAGTCAACAGCAACACTCTCACCGGGCATAGTCCATGCTGAATGGGCACAACTGCTCgctgctgggaaaagctgcttttcctacACTCCAGGACGTAAGTACAGTGAGTCTTCAGGCAACACAAGCTTTAGCCGGGAAAACCAAGGCCATGTTTCGGCATACCTGATTTTGACTTCAGGGCAATCTGAATCGAATGCCCGTCGTTGATCACTTCACAGTCACGACACACCACGTAGTTCGGTGACAAACGCACTTCCAGGAGCGAGGGGTCATATTTAGCTTCTCTCGAGTTCAAGTTAATGGGCGACTGGTACTCCCCGTTAGCATCGGGGAAAATCAGCCCCCACTCCACTCCTGAAGCACAAGGGGAAAGTGGTTACGGAGGCACCCGGCAGCACGCGCTGCGGGTCAGACAGACCCCGTCCGGCCGCTGCCCCcgggagggaaggggctgccccGCCGGACCCGGCGGctccgcggccgccgccccgcgctGCCCTCCCGCCGGCGGGGACGGACCTGCGCCCGCTGGGGGACGGCCGGGGAGCGAACCCCGCTGCGCTCCGCCGCTGAAACCCCCGCACCGCCTCCCCCTCCCCGGGCCGCGGACAAAGTTTCTCCCCGGCGGAGACGCCGCCCGCTCCTCACCTTCCTCGTAGCCCCACTCCGGAGCCTCCTCCCGGCGCGGCAGGGGCTCGGCGCCCTCGATCAGGCTCCTGTCAGCCATGGGCGGGCGCCCCGGGAGCGGCCGGGCGGGGTGTGCGGTGTGCGAGCGTGTGCGGGGCGAGCCGGGCTGGCGGCGCTCGGCTCCGCGCCTGGACCTCCCGCCGCCCTCCGCCCCCGCCCGCGGGTGTCGGCGAGCgccggggcaggggcagggccgggggcgGCCGCCGGGTGACACCGGGAGCCCGTCGCTGTCCCAGCGGCGCGGCGCGATGCGGCGCGGCGAGCGAGAGGTGAGGTGGCAGCGGGCGTTCCCGGCGGGACGCTGCTCCCTGATCCTCCCTGCGGCTTCCTCGGCGTCCTCCGCAGGCTGCTTCCCTCGCCCCGGTGGGTGTGTGtctccacagctcctgctgcccctccagcTGGGCACAGGCGCTCTGTGCACCCGGGGACACCCAGGGAGAGCAACTCAACAAGGGGAAGGGCAGAGCCCGGCCACTGGGGAGGAACAACCCAGGCGCCGGGACAGGAGGGGGACTACCTGTCTGGAAATGCATTTGGGCATTGGGTGGGTGGCACCCATTGTGGGTCGTGGTGGGGCATCAGGTCagacatgagccagcagtgtgcccttgcCGCAAAGAAGGTGAACGATACCTTGGGCTGCATTAGGCAAAGCAATGCCAACAAGTCGAGGGACGTGATCGTGCccttctgctcagctctggtgtGGGCACACCTGGGGTGCTGGGTTCAGATCTGGGTTCcttcagtacaagagagacatggacgTACTGGAGAGAGTCCAACAAATGGTCACGACCATGGTTAAGGTGCTGGAccatctctcctatgaggaaaggctgagagagctgggactgttcagcttAGAGAAGAGCAGGCTCAATGGGATCTCACAGATGTGTACAAATACCCGAAGGGAAGATGCAAAGAGggtggagccaggctcttttcagtgggGCCCAGTAACAAGACCAGTGGTGAGGGGCAGAAATTGAAACATGGGAGGTTCCTtttgaacatcaggaaacatgTTTCACTGTGAGAACGACTAAGCCCTGCACAGGTTGCCCcaggaggctgtggagtctccatccaTAAGGGTATTCATCTGAATGGTCCTTGTTCTGGGcagccctgcttgagcagatgATTTGGACAAGAGgatctccagaagtcccttccatCATCAGACATTCTGTGAATCTGTTTACTCCTCACCACAGAGCACTGTGCCCCTTCTATAGAGGAATGGAGACCCTCAGTGAGGATAAGGAAGCCACTGAATAAGGAAGGGAGCCCAGTTCTGTCCCTTCTGTCCTAAAGGAAGAAGTGTGGCATCAATTCCTACTGCAAATTATACAAAATGGAGGGTTTGAGGAAATTCTCTCCCTAACATGAAGATGCCTCAGTGCAAGGTTATGAAAGGACTCTTCATTCTCCTTTGAAAACAGCCGTGTATGGAACTAGAGAATATTCATTCTGTCaagggaaaaaaggacagaagGGACCTCTGTTACAGAGATCTCTTCTAGGCAATGCCCCAAAAACTTGCATCAGTGACAGGAAGGGAAATGGGAATGTAGTACTGACAGTCTGCAATCCCTGACAGCAATCAGAAAAGGTAACAGAAGCAGTCAAATAGCATTGCTATAATGGTAAGAAGTGCCCTTTGCTTACCATCCTAGTCCACTTTAAGACAGTGCCCAGACCTCCCTGAATTCTGGCATCCCAAGAGGATAACATCTTGATCCTGTGCTGTTGATCCACAAGGTTTGATCTAGGTGTGGAGCTCATTGTGCTTCAGTGATCCCCAGCTCAGTAGCAGTACCTGTGTTTCctgtgcagcactggcaggggAGCAGAAGTTATCATCAGTGTGAATGTGAGATGAAAAAAGAAGGACTGAGATGAAACTTCATTAATGAAGCAAGAGAGTATTGGTTCATGTGCTGCATGCAAGGTGAAAAGAAAATAGGGCAAAAGAAGTAAGGCTTTactgggttgggttttttcaagagcagagaagaaacaCAGGTTTCCTTCTGCAGTATCATACTACCCAAATTAAAATATGGTGCagtttattgaagaaaaaaatctctaacAGACATTTTTCATATATTGAGCACCTGACATTAGTACAAACAGAAAactcagatatttttaatgGGCATTTTAGTCACATGAGGTATCATGTTGTATATGCACACCCATCTCCCATAGCCAACTGGCTTTATTAAGTTGTTATGTTTTATCATCTACTCACTTCTAAAAGACACACCTGCTGCTTCTATTAATGTAGATTCATTTGAATCATTGTTCAACCACATGGGGGAAAAACCATACATTACCCTAAATCATCACCAATTCTGGTCCATCTgactggaaattaattttcttcttcaaaaggAGTCTTATATTTTGGAAACAAACCAAGCAGCCCCAGGAGGCTGGGTTCATTCCCTCAGTTcttgaaatacagtatttcattCATTCATGCTCTCTATTAAGTCCTTTCCTGCAGTAACCTTCCTGTGGGATGTCTGTTCTAGAATTTCACGCTTATGAGGGGCAACTTTATCAGACCTGTGAGTTCTTGTCTTGCAATTAATACTTCTCATGGCTTTGCCATATATTTGTTGCCCTTCCTTTTAACCTTTTGATTCTTTCCATATCCATCAGGAAAATTAGGCATAGCAGGTAAAGCATTACTGAATAGCTGACATTTCTTTATTCCCATATGTGTGCTGAGTAGTTTTTGTGCAAATATCCTGTTTCTTCCTTAGCATCTGTCAGGCATTGCATGATCTAACCAACAGATTACATTCCACTGAAGATTCCAGGGACTTCTTTGATGGTGAAGTGTGTAAGTAACATAGGAGTTTGCTTCTCCACCAGGAAATGGAGCATGGGACTGAGCCCTCACATTAAACTCCAATCACAAATGCAGATATTGACCTTACCAATCTCTGCACAAGCCAACTCACTCATTTATGGACTCAGCTTCAAGTAAAAGGGTTGAAACAATCACATGGAGATAGTAGTATGATCTAAGATTTGTTCAAGATCAGTGGGATTTGATCTCCTTTAATGATGTAGGCAAATGTAAAATTATGTAAGTTTGTGTAGAAGCTCCCAATAGTTGAATTTACTATGAAAAGGTGTTAAATGTATAACTATAATACATATAAGTGCTCTattctgtaaaaatgtattGCTCATGATGTTTGCTACATTGGCTCAACACACTGAAAAAGCTATAGATAGGTATAGTTATGGCCCCCAAGCTAATATCAAATTGTTGGGCTAAAAGTAGGAGAGGCTCAGCCAGCATGACCTTCATAAGTGATATAACACCTCATCaacagaagcaggagaaggacACCTCTCTCCTGAATCCCAGTTCAGCCTTTGATTCTGTGGAACATGCTGACTTCTTGTTTAACTGGGATTAATGATCACACCCTTTGATAGTACCAGGAATAAAAAGCTCAGGCACAGATCTGGGGCTTAACAGTTCCTCTTTGAACTCACACAACAGTAGTTCAGAAGCAGTGTAGTCTCTGACATTCCTTTTGTCAAACGAGAAATGGCATTTTGAAACATGGTTAGTAAAATACTCAATCCTGATGAGATTCCAAGCAACtattcttctgttttctatATCTAGATAGACTTATTTGttcttcatgattttttttttttcagaagataaTATATCTTCCCCAAACACCTTAAAAAGTGTACACTGGGAAAACTGGGCCTGAACCAAAATTCTCCATCCAAACACTGTAAAATTTGTATGTGTAAATTGTTATTAATGActagcaatatttttttaagaggttACATGTCCACAACTTTACTTACTGCTTTCACCACTCTGAAGAGAGTCCAATGCAGACAACTGTACAGGCTACTGAGAAAtctatagggaaaaaaaaggcagaattacatattaattattttagacTATACATTCCCACCTGCATGATTCTTTGCAGACACAGAACTGACAGTTATTTCCTCTGTGTGAGGGGTGAGAAATTCAGACTCTGAGAGGATCATATTTCCTTATTatccacatttttctttattacactGCTGCCAGCCTAGAGTAGTTGAGGGCATGCAGGATTTAATATTTTGATAGGGAGGGAATTGTTCAATGGAATATTAGAGCATTCCATTTGGGGTAATTTAGAGTCTATTTATGCTTCTGCAAGCCAGATCTCAGTTCTTGCCAAGGTGtcctgaaagaaaaggcaatgtCTGTACAGCACGACAGGCAGCTGAAGGGACCCGGAGCATCTAGTTTTTCCACTGAATAGGGCTTCCTATTTTGCTTCCTGTGTTGACTATGAGGTTGACCAGCAAACATCTCCCACGTGGTCTTGTTTCTATCTTTATTTCTTGCCAGGTTACGCTCTCAAATAAGTTTGATTCTTTTCCAAGTTTAGAAGTGTGAGCACAGAGTTTCTGCATTTGAACATTAAAGCACAAGCTTATTTGTAATATTGAAAACATCtctgcacattttaaaaggaactGGTTCATCAAAAGGAACAATATTCCAGTATTCttggaataataataatatttgcctatttttattttcttcatctgtagTAATGtgttacaaaaaggaaaagtttgttTGGGTAGTTCAAACAGTCCAAGATGAAAAGGTAAAGGGAGATCGTTTCCAGAAAGGGGGCATTCATAGCAAAAAGAAACTATTAACAGTGAAGGCCACTGTATGTTTGCAAGTCAGATTGACATTGGCAAATGATATACTGCAAATACTGCAAAAATATGTCAGCTGAATCCCAATTTCCCCTTACATCTACACCAAAGGGTGGTTTCCATGGCCTTGTGTGTTTTTATGGTCTGTAAGAGTAAATTTGTGCTTCCTGGTTTTGCCAGGTAATAGGATAGACGATTGGCCCTGCACACACTTCACATGTTTCACTTTACAATATGCATGGTTTGGGTGGGGAATTTAAGGATCAACATATTGATCTGCAAGTGTGTACAGAAGTTCTTCTACAGTATAGTTATAAACCTCTTACATGCACAAGAGATCAGGGGAAAATGGGAACAAGCTACAAACCTATGGGCATAATTGTTGTGTAGTCCCCCTGTGTTCAAATGTGTAAAACAGGACTATTATGGCTGCCCATGAGAATTTAGACATACAGCTAGAGGACACTAAAACTACAGCAGGATAGTTTCAagttctttaaagaaaacataaggAATAGGAAGTCATTTTTGAGAACTGAAAATACTACCATCAAAAGGGAACTGAAGAAATTATAAAGTACAACGTATTTAAGGGCACACTAAAAAATTTAGACAGTAATCTATGTAGTCTCCTgaagcttttccttcccctaaAAGGATCTAGCCCTGGCAAAAAATATGtgtaaaaattacaaaaagtgGTGGACACAGCAGGAATTGCTGATGAAGTAAAGTAAGCACAAAAGTAAAGTGAATTCCTGAAGACAATAGAAGACTAGAAGGgaagtgagatttttttctgttaccaggccaaaaggaaaagagtgtTAAAGGATGAAATAGGATGTCTCTGAAACACAGAATGCAAATGATTATCAAGGGCCCTGACATGGCAAAACTCCTATGTAAATAGTTCTTTATTCCTTTAGGAAGGAAGCAAAACTAAAGATACACCCAGATGCAAATTAAAGGAAGAAGATGGGAAGCTGAGGGTGAAAATCTGCAATAAGGAGATGATAAATGTGTATTTACCTAGCTGTAATCATTTCAGATCTTTAACATTAGATGAGAGTCTTGAAGGATTATGAATTTCATATAATGGCTATCGAAAAGGAGTGGCTCTTTGTCAGTGGAACTGAAAGACGTTAAATCCACCACTtgcaaattaaatgtttcaaagGGAAGTACTGAATCAGGGAAAGATATAATACCTTCTAGAGtttaaataaaaggagagaATGAGTTAAATAATGAGCCTGATCATTTTTTCACTAGAAGAGCACAAGCAGGTGTTGGCTTACAGGGGTTGACTTTTCATCTGGGAAGCTTGTGAGAAAGAGGAAGCACTGATCAGCATGAAGTGGCAAGGGGATAACAACATATTTGAGCCTGTAAAATGATGGTGAAAGGAGTGTCAGTTCATCATTCATTCTACTAAGTTTCACTTATCAATGTGCCAACACCCATAGCTGGCAAAGTGCTCATGTGCCCTGTTCTGGAAAAGCTATGAAATCATACATTCAGAGTGCAATCTGGCTTCCTATATCACAAGCTATTACATTTCATGCAATTGCTCATGTATTAAGTTAATTATTTGGCTATCAATAAATAATAACTTGTGTTTAGCCAcagcacatttttcagaaatgcctGACTTGAAGACGTCAAGACATGAAGAATTCATTATTTTGAGAGCTCGTTCCAGTAGTTAATCTCTTTCAGTGTTAACTAATGGGTATTCAAttctaatttgaatttttctggCTTTAACTTTCAGCCTCTAGCTCATGTTATGCTTGTTTGCCTTGACAGGAGAACCTTtactgctttgtgttttctctctaaTGTGCTCACCTGCGGTCTAATGTGGTCACCTCTGTGAGGCCTAAACAAAAGGAGCTCATTAACACTTACTAGAGGGTTAAGATCAGGATATCTTGGGTTTAGCttttttctgcacattttcccattttccacattaaaaatatgGACACTCTGTAGCTTGTTTCACCTCTATGtactcatttatttcttttttttatctgcatATTTAGGATTCACATTagtctttttttgctgttgaatCAAATATTGCATCTCTTGTTTGCTGCAATTTAGTATAAATAGTAAATCCACTTTCTGAGTCAGGGCATCCAGGAGCCAGTCTACAGGATGTGGACACAGACTGCATTATCATTTTACGTTCTGTTGACCTAAAATGCCATTCATTTGAATGAGCCCTAATGTTCCTTTTTAATCAGTATCTTTTGCACTAGTAAATCATATGCCTCAACAAATCTGTAATCTCATTATAAGTTTCTTTGACAAGACACACTTCTAGTAAAACTATTGTCACTAGCATTAGTCCTCTACATCAAGTTTTTATGACTGTAGTCCCATATTTTTTGTAGTTTTCCTGCTACTTTTGTCAAACCAGAGAGTAATTACTTAAATTatctcatttctctctctctttctttaatATTTACATAATGATAACATTATTTAGGTCTTTTAACATCTTCTTATATTTgttaaacataaaataataaaaaacccaaacagaatAAACTTTGGATCTGTTCAGCCAATTCTTGTAAAATGCCAGGGTTCTGTGAGAATCTGGTAAGCACCTATCTAGGTGCATGcatttaaatgagattttaagGTTATGATATTGCACAATACCACTTAGCtattaataaaatgcaaaattctttAACCACACATGATGTAAGCAGATGATACTCCTCCCCAAacataaaacccccaaaatatttatgaatattttatctctttatcACCATCAACAAATTCAGAGTCTCAGACAGTAATGACTTCAAGTCTCTTCTCTAATTATTATAGTTAAAAAATTGTTACAAATTTGTGTGAAACCTGGTTATTGatttttcctgaagtgtttatcaatatttttatgGCCTGAAATTTCTACTACATATTAATATTTGTTTActctttttttacttatttctactcatttttttctattcaccACTGAATCAGCATCAGATTTCAAGTACCACTGCTCTATTTTTGGGTACAGAAATGTGTCACACTTTATAGTCAGTAAAGAGCTCCCTATTTTCATTGacatttttctacctttttccttttaagtcaTGATGCTTGTAATCTTAGTGACAGATAACAAACCGTATGATTTCAGTGTATATacagcaggaaacaaaagacaTGGAAAGCAGTTTGCAGTTTCAAAGTCCAGTGGCCAACTGCAGGTAATAATTATGAAGGAACAA
It encodes the following:
- the CA8 gene encoding carbonic anhydrase-related protein isoform X2; protein product: MADRSLIEGAEPLPRREEAPEWGYEEGVEWGLIFPDANGEYQSPINLNSREAKYDPSLLEVRLSPNYVVCRDCEVINDGHSIQIALKSKSVLIGGPLPRGHEFELHDVRFHWGRENQRGSEHTVNFKAFPMEIGKEHVGLKAVTEILQDIQYKGKSKTIPCFNPNSLLPDPLLRDYWVYEGSLTIPPCSEGVTWILFRYPLTVSQVQIEEFRRLRTHVKGAELLEGSDGILGDNFRPTQPLSDRVIRAAFQ